In Pseudobdellovibrionaceae bacterium, the following proteins share a genomic window:
- a CDS encoding CPBP family intramembrane metalloprotease translates to MSLGLNALLVEDSTATKALFFLALAFVFCFLSRKHFYWFTCICLFLALGVMASRIMWPGVLILSITGGLLAVYHLKINLPMWGRLAVTLLALGIGAALSLHLLPGFDNWHVGRDVIKGSGRPFQLYLNFDKPFFGVVFFALAGQAARSQKSWKVILKPVFIALPGALIAVLGGAFTLGWLNLEVISPPDWIGVWVFKNLFLTVIAEEALFRGLIQKELHQYLPSKWKWLALVMASFLFGLAHFGGGTRYVLAATFAGLFYGWVWQRAGQRLEASILTHFGLNLTHLLLFTYPQ, encoded by the coding sequence ATGAGTCTTGGCCTCAATGCCCTACTTGTCGAGGATTCCACAGCCACCAAAGCCCTTTTCTTTCTCGCCCTGGCATTTGTCTTTTGCTTTCTGTCGCGCAAACACTTCTATTGGTTTACATGCATATGCCTTTTCCTGGCTCTTGGGGTGATGGCCAGCCGGATCATGTGGCCAGGAGTCTTGATTCTCTCCATCACGGGAGGACTTCTCGCCGTCTATCATCTTAAGATCAACTTGCCCATGTGGGGGCGTTTGGCTGTCACACTTTTGGCCCTCGGAATTGGAGCGGCCTTGTCCCTTCACCTGCTTCCAGGCTTTGATAACTGGCATGTTGGTCGCGACGTGATCAAGGGCTCAGGTAGGCCCTTTCAACTCTATCTCAATTTTGATAAACCCTTTTTTGGAGTGGTGTTTTTTGCTCTCGCTGGGCAGGCAGCCCGCAGCCAGAAGAGCTGGAAAGTGATCCTTAAACCAGTCTTCATTGCGTTACCAGGCGCACTGATTGCTGTTTTGGGAGGAGCTTTCACTCTCGGGTGGCTCAATCTTGAAGTCATTTCTCCTCCCGATTGGATCGGCGTTTGGGTCTTCAAAAATCTATTCCTCACTGTTATTGCCGAAGAGGCTTTGTTTCGGGGCCTCATCCAGAAAGAGCTTCACCAATATTTGCCGTCAAAATGGAAGTGGCTGGCTCTGGTTATGGCCTCTTTTCTCTTTGGTCTCGCTCACTTCGGGGGCGGGACTCGCTATGTGCTTGCCGCCACCTTTGCCGGTTTGTTTTATGGGTGGGTCTGGCAGAGGGCTGGACAGCGCCTAGAAGCCTCCATTCTCACCCATTTCGGCCTTAACCTCACCCACCTACTCCTATTCACTTATCCACAGTAA
- a CDS encoding S8 family serine peptidase, which yields MVGKRKLPYLALAIPVLLLGILGAFNSCEGKFEANNKSCQPPGNLSRKLDPKLALLHYTSPFANGKVMLGQYRIESGGAQIHSKVKDNPITLPAGSQLAALVNTSCLEQKRQQGEMPPPLSVEVADGREILPGLDKQAFSFMTTTDLDVAELEAEAASDRCVVGISYNHKYDLHANYDDPGAYYQNHLASLHGPVAYDGFYHPQYGMPMNYNGREPIIAIVDTGVDYNHPDISSRMWRHQDGIGIDATTIGTALVDYNPMDNSPISHGTHVAGLAAAAGNNGVGVTGTMPFFAKIMAIRVFRKNGNNFETTSEIVSNGIRFAFLNGADVINLSLGRLTNGPDSDPFYLDAITEAVNADVVVVSAVGNATNSSPAQEVNGTSFTSLPAMYGESLAGMITVGSVDSKTNAWSSFSHYSTKYVEIGAPGAEENGTGLYSTVTPVAYHQNQLYSRLSGTSMSAPIVTGAAALVVGLLRNTFGVKPKASEVERLLTEGAIQDPGLTAYYKQGRRLDLEALIKKVHEDYPETIGNSQGFSSQGCP from the coding sequence ATGGTCGGTAAGAGAAAGCTTCCTTATTTGGCTTTGGCAATTCCCGTTTTACTTTTGGGTATTTTGGGTGCTTTCAATTCCTGCGAAGGAAAGTTTGAAGCCAATAACAAGAGCTGCCAACCACCCGGAAACCTGTCGCGTAAACTTGATCCCAAACTGGCTCTGCTTCACTACACCTCTCCTTTTGCAAACGGCAAAGTTATGCTCGGTCAGTACAGGATTGAAAGCGGCGGGGCCCAAATTCATTCCAAAGTGAAAGACAATCCAATCACACTTCCTGCAGGAAGCCAGCTAGCGGCACTGGTAAACACCTCTTGCCTTGAGCAAAAACGGCAACAGGGAGAGATGCCACCGCCTTTGAGCGTTGAAGTCGCCGATGGCCGGGAGATTCTGCCAGGCCTTGATAAACAGGCCTTTTCATTTATGACGACGACGGACCTGGACGTGGCTGAACTGGAAGCCGAGGCCGCCAGCGACCGCTGCGTAGTGGGCATCAGCTACAACCACAAATATGACCTTCACGCCAACTATGATGATCCCGGCGCATACTACCAAAATCATTTGGCTTCCCTTCATGGGCCCGTGGCCTACGATGGCTTTTACCATCCTCAGTATGGAATGCCCATGAACTACAACGGGCGCGAGCCGATCATTGCCATAGTCGATACTGGGGTGGATTACAATCACCCCGACATCTCCTCCCGCATGTGGCGCCATCAGGATGGGATTGGCATCGACGCCACCACCATCGGCACAGCCTTGGTCGATTACAATCCGATGGACAACTCCCCTATTTCCCACGGCACCCACGTAGCAGGCCTGGCGGCTGCTGCTGGCAACAATGGCGTCGGGGTCACTGGAACCATGCCTTTCTTTGCCAAAATTATGGCCATCCGCGTGTTCCGCAAAAATGGTAATAACTTTGAAACCACAAGTGAGATTGTTTCCAACGGAATCCGTTTTGCCTTTCTCAACGGAGCAGACGTTATCAATCTCAGTCTTGGCCGATTGACCAATGGTCCGGACTCAGATCCTTTTTATTTGGATGCCATCACTGAGGCCGTGAACGCTGACGTGGTGGTTGTCAGTGCAGTGGGTAACGCGACAAACAGTTCCCCAGCACAAGAGGTCAATGGCACGAGTTTCACTTCCTTACCGGCCATGTATGGTGAATCCTTGGCCGGCATGATCACTGTAGGCTCGGTGGACAGTAAGACCAATGCCTGGAGTTCATTTAGTCACTACAGCACCAAGTATGTGGAAATTGGGGCGCCCGGAGCTGAGGAAAATGGGACGGGTCTTTACTCCACTGTCACTCCCGTCGCCTACCACCAAAATCAACTCTACTCGCGACTCTCTGGAACTTCCATGTCAGCGCCCATTGTGACGGGTGCTGCCGCCCTGGTCGTGGGCTTGCTGAGAAACACATTTGGGGTAAAGCCCAAGGCATCTGAAGTGGAGCGCCTACTGACTGAAGGCGCGATTCAAGATCCAGGACTCACGGCTTATTACAAACAGGGGCGTCGTTTGGATTTGGAGGCTCTGATAAAGAAAGTCCACGAGGACTATCCTGAGACAATTGGTAACTCCCAGGGATTTTCGTCCCAGGGCTGCCCCTAG
- a CDS encoding cyclic nucleotide-binding domain-containing protein, protein MKNSDQLSFDHFRPVIKPGRILPQGSKIIYETSEPFNQIILPIELADLLVLCNGKFTMREVIEKIYKRQGVVHFKSVFTAIYRLKDRGFLENGGELIDSPTRTHLTEPHQSVFLRPLIEIFFGQRISNDKTHPFLFYFLSMAMIVLALLGLQNIPSDFFGTKFFRINGSYALGVLYFIGLSSILLSLKSFFKAIMLLFLTGRVYNFRLVLNLFGIHFKVGNESLFLLFNKLYLTIFHLSLALSHFVFVSILYWLTPDLPLLSQSLFIALVLTLIDLNPFTESEFSLYFKALCEDDGLNQLTAYIPNKNLLSVLTPSGNSRYQGVVLAFWHMAGLWMIATCYLLYQVNKHNSALIRFSLETDPHAEKIAALVLAGLYLTAIVVLLQDIYQVIMPLISRPIKNRYHRVLRRFRSIKSSDFTPESLLFAVRDLPLFSYFSDPLLEKVIRQSQVRSFPAGTRVIIQGDVGRHMYVLLRGGLAVRRAANRGAEKIGEVLPVSIFGEVAVIEEIRRTAEVVTEEPSVILEIPAEVIREASAESQYIREIEDFKNAIMVSQYFTSAPMFRNLPEDIVQLFLSHGRIEPAREGEIVFHQGSRGDGFYLLIRGSVGISINGVQVKKIHQGGFFGEISVIADIPRTGTVTALENTLLLRISNDAFWEIVTQNIEMAMFIESVSEMRIVEDIELLNRGIPQQGQAVG, encoded by the coding sequence GTGAAAAACAGTGATCAACTTTCTTTTGATCACTTTCGCCCGGTAATAAAACCGGGCCGCATTCTTCCTCAAGGATCCAAGATCATCTACGAAACCAGTGAGCCTTTTAACCAGATCATCCTGCCCATCGAGCTTGCCGACCTGTTGGTGCTGTGTAACGGCAAGTTCACCATGCGTGAAGTGATTGAAAAGATCTATAAACGACAAGGTGTGGTGCACTTCAAGTCTGTCTTTACTGCCATCTACCGTTTGAAGGACAGAGGGTTCCTTGAAAATGGTGGGGAGTTGATTGACTCGCCCACCAGGACCCATCTGACCGAACCTCATCAGTCGGTCTTTCTTAGGCCATTGATTGAAATCTTCTTTGGTCAGCGGATCAGTAATGACAAAACCCATCCTTTCCTGTTTTATTTTCTATCCATGGCCATGATTGTCCTAGCCCTCCTTGGCCTGCAGAATATCCCCAGCGATTTTTTTGGCACCAAATTCTTTCGCATTAACGGCAGCTATGCTCTAGGGGTTCTCTATTTTATCGGTCTCTCCAGCATACTTTTGTCGTTAAAGAGTTTTTTTAAGGCGATCATGCTTTTGTTCCTCACGGGACGAGTCTACAACTTTCGCCTTGTTTTGAACCTTTTTGGTATTCACTTCAAGGTGGGAAACGAATCCCTGTTTCTCCTTTTCAACAAGCTCTATTTGACCATTTTTCATCTGAGCCTTGCCCTTTCTCACTTTGTTTTTGTTTCTATTCTTTACTGGCTCACCCCGGATCTGCCGCTGTTAAGTCAGTCTCTATTTATCGCTTTGGTTTTGACCCTGATTGACCTTAACCCGTTTACCGAGAGTGAATTCTCCCTCTATTTCAAGGCCCTTTGCGAAGATGATGGCCTCAATCAACTCACCGCCTATATCCCCAACAAAAATCTTTTGAGCGTCCTGACCCCCTCCGGCAATTCCCGTTACCAGGGAGTGGTCTTGGCTTTCTGGCACATGGCGGGACTGTGGATGATTGCCACCTGTTATCTCCTCTATCAGGTCAACAAACACAACTCGGCCCTTATCCGCTTCAGCTTGGAAACTGACCCTCACGCGGAAAAGATCGCAGCCCTGGTATTGGCCGGGCTCTATCTCACAGCCATTGTGGTCCTTTTACAGGATATTTACCAAGTCATTATGCCTCTCATATCCAGGCCCATCAAAAATCGTTACCATCGAGTGCTTCGTCGCTTTCGCAGTATTAAATCCTCGGACTTCACCCCGGAATCACTACTATTTGCCGTTCGTGATTTGCCCTTGTTTTCCTATTTTTCAGACCCTCTCCTGGAGAAGGTGATCCGGCAATCCCAGGTGAGATCCTTTCCGGCTGGTACCAGAGTGATTATTCAGGGAGATGTGGGGCGACACATGTATGTTCTCCTGCGGGGAGGCCTGGCTGTGCGAAGAGCAGCGAATAGGGGCGCTGAGAAAATTGGGGAAGTTCTGCCGGTCTCTATTTTTGGCGAAGTTGCTGTCATTGAGGAGATCCGCCGGACGGCGGAGGTTGTCACTGAGGAACCAAGCGTAATCCTGGAGATTCCGGCTGAAGTGATACGCGAAGCCTCAGCCGAATCCCAGTACATTCGTGAAATAGAAGATTTCAAGAATGCCATTATGGTCTCGCAGTATTTCACAAGTGCCCCCATGTTTCGTAATCTGCCAGAGGATATCGTCCAGCTGTTTCTAAGCCATGGGCGAATTGAACCCGCTCGCGAAGGGGAGATCGTCTTCCACCAGGGAAGCCGAGGAGATGGGTTTTACCTACTGATTCGTGGCTCAGTTGGAATCAGCATCAACGGCGTCCAGGTCAAAAAAATCCATCAAGGGGGATTTTTTGGGGAAATATCTGTGATAGCCGATATTCCCAGGACGGGAACTGTGACGGCCTTGGAAAACACACTGTTGTTGAGAATTAGTAACGACGCGTTTTGGGAGATCGTCACCCAAAACATTGAAATGGCCATGTTCATTGAGTCTGTCAGCGAAATGCGCATTGTCGAGGACATCGAGCTACTCAATCGCGGCATCCCTCAACAGGGGCAAGCGGTCGGATGA
- a CDS encoding 6-carboxytetrahydropterin synthase yields the protein MTKVVKTKDSSVPAHLILARKAFFSSGVRYARSEWSEAKNLQVFGPHFSPHGHGYNYVLEVRVEGSRDPVTGLVVNLTDVEKDLQQVVGQLDHRHLAFDVPAFADKVPTLENLGQFCFQQLSQRLGKLLAGIRLKQGEDDWVDVWREAERP from the coding sequence GTGACAAAGGTGGTTAAGACAAAGGACTCATCCGTGCCTGCTCATTTGATTTTGGCTCGCAAGGCCTTTTTTAGCAGCGGAGTTCGCTATGCACGAAGTGAATGGTCTGAGGCCAAAAATCTGCAGGTTTTTGGGCCCCATTTTAGTCCTCATGGTCATGGTTACAACTATGTCCTGGAAGTCCGTGTGGAGGGATCTCGTGATCCTGTAACCGGTCTGGTGGTCAACCTGACGGATGTGGAGAAAGACCTTCAGCAAGTGGTGGGCCAGTTGGATCACCGTCATCTGGCCTTTGACGTACCCGCTTTTGCCGACAAGGTACCGACATTGGAAAACCTGGGTCAGTTTTGTTTTCAGCAATTGAGCCAGCGATTGGGAAAGCTGTTGGCCGGCATTCGCCTTAAGCAGGGTGAGGATGACTGGGTCGATGTGTGGCGTGAGGCAGAGCGTCCCTAG
- a CDS encoding PilZ domain-containing protein, with product MSSPRQSFWSLYDQMEDHQIDGLQLHDVVLIVRSIAPKNRNHWLAWKTGEKSWKPLLEFSEIEQGSKEEAPPLPGMGPDEEVTKTVTFIRVGQLPNTEEEGAVGTGSLMIEDMDTEDRRSSTRFHKSFKVKIEGTSGQVFKTNTLDVSLDGVQLQEAVPDWSGELFRMELWRGDEHIDVLCERTGKGEHTTLIIRENPREELLRKWLLG from the coding sequence GCCTTCAATTGCACGATGTGGTTTTAATCGTAAGGTCCATTGCCCCCAAGAATCGCAATCACTGGCTGGCCTGGAAGACCGGAGAAAAATCCTGGAAGCCCCTTTTGGAGTTTTCAGAAATCGAACAAGGTTCAAAGGAGGAGGCCCCGCCCCTTCCCGGCATGGGACCAGACGAGGAAGTCACCAAGACCGTGACTTTTATCCGCGTTGGACAGCTACCAAACACAGAGGAAGAGGGTGCCGTGGGTACCGGAAGCTTAATGATTGAGGACATGGATACCGAAGACCGCCGTTCCTCCACTCGCTTTCACAAGTCATTTAAGGTAAAAATCGAGGGCACCTCCGGGCAGGTCTTCAAAACCAACACTCTTGATGTGTCACTCGACGGAGTGCAGTTGCAGGAGGCTGTTCCCGACTGGTCGGGAGAGCTCTTCCGCATGGAGCTCTGGCGTGGCGATGAGCATATCGATGTGCTCTGTGAGCGGACTGGAAAAGGCGAGCACACAACCTTGATCATTCGAGAAAATCCGCGGGAGGAGCTCCTGCGCAAGTGGTTATTAGGGTAA
- a CDS encoding adenine phosphoribosyltransferase codes for MKNWSIKEIENLIEDVADFPKPGVLFKDITPILENNQAFVSLARHFAESLPAETTHLVAIESRGFILGAAVAQHRPIGVVLARKPGKLPRKTVSHTYDLEYGTDTLQIHEHALDENSKVIIIDDVLATGGTAHATETLVTKCGAQVLGHRFLMEIKFLEGGKKLSTPYQAFIHY; via the coding sequence GTGAAAAACTGGTCGATCAAGGAAATTGAAAATCTCATTGAGGACGTGGCCGATTTTCCCAAGCCCGGTGTCTTGTTTAAGGACATCACGCCCATTTTGGAAAATAACCAGGCCTTTGTCTCTTTAGCCCGTCACTTCGCTGAAAGCCTCCCGGCTGAGACCACTCACTTGGTGGCGATTGAAAGTCGGGGATTTATTTTGGGTGCGGCCGTTGCTCAGCACCGCCCGATTGGTGTGGTTTTGGCGCGCAAGCCGGGCAAGCTACCGCGCAAGACCGTGAGTCACACCTATGACTTGGAATATGGAACGGATACCTTGCAGATCCATGAGCACGCTCTGGATGAGAACTCTAAAGTCATCATCATTGACGACGTACTGGCAACGGGAGGAACGGCTCATGCGACCGAAACCCTAGTGACCAAGTGTGGAGCCCAGGTGTTGGGTCATCGCTTTCTGATGGAAATCAAATTCCTTGAAGGCGGTAAAAAACTGTCCACTCCATATCAAGCCTTTATCCACTACTAA
- a CDS encoding cytidine deaminase — translation MAETLDTNTKAKMLQAAMEARLNSHSPYSGFKVGASVLMDNGQIYGGCNVENASYGGTVCAERTAIWKGVSEGAKRVQALVVVTDSDQPWPPCGMCRQVVSEFSSPEVPVILANLKGKEIAQTVAELCPHFFGPMHLK, via the coding sequence ATGGCAGAAACACTGGATACTAACACCAAGGCAAAAATGCTTCAGGCGGCCATGGAGGCGCGGCTGAATTCCCACAGTCCCTACAGCGGTTTTAAAGTTGGGGCCAGCGTTCTCATGGACAACGGTCAGATTTATGGTGGTTGCAATGTGGAAAATGCCTCTTACGGGGGCACGGTGTGCGCCGAGCGAACGGCCATTTGGAAGGGCGTGAGTGAGGGAGCCAAGCGTGTGCAGGCCCTGGTTGTTGTGACGGACAGTGACCAACCCTGGCCCCCCTGTGGGATGTGTCGCCAGGTGGTGAGTGAGTTCTCCTCACCCGAAGTACCGGTGATCTTGGCCAATCTTAAAGGCAAGGAAATTGCTCAAACGGTGGCGGAGTTGTGCCCCCACTTCTTCGGGCCCATGCATCTTAAATAA
- a CDS encoding DUF2817 domain-containing protein, whose amino-acid sequence MVLLLLLVGPTLPACSNVLPKGEPAKQALPDSPFDNGEERAEPSSPQSDRMHLTEKKSGTAPSLADKQKKESAPVQPSSSATRYSPEEVASICYQSLKGLPGQFNQKELKEVCQKTLVMDGCSSEQDRPIFHYDRPGRDSEGKRILTLSLIHGDEYPSGSVARAWIARLERLNPRNSWRVIPVMNPDGLRKGTRTNARGVDLNRNFPTKNWDDEALHKWKTLKKEDPRRYPGPYASSEVETRCAVKHIEEFKPDFIISIHTPLGVLDFDGPKVKYPHFKPLPWISLGHFPGSLGRYMWKDRNIPVLTIELKGDRGMRHLEQFDRLQDISGTVAIQADEAKTDK is encoded by the coding sequence ATGGTGTTATTACTTCTCCTTGTTGGGCCGACATTGCCCGCCTGTTCGAATGTTCTCCCCAAGGGCGAGCCTGCGAAGCAGGCCTTGCCGGACTCCCCCTTTGATAACGGCGAAGAAAGGGCTGAGCCCTCTTCACCGCAATCTGATAGAATGCATTTGACCGAGAAAAAATCTGGGACAGCTCCTAGCCTTGCAGACAAACAGAAAAAGGAAAGCGCACCTGTCCAACCGAGCTCTTCGGCCACCAGGTATTCGCCAGAAGAAGTGGCCTCCATTTGTTACCAAAGCCTCAAGGGGCTTCCAGGTCAGTTCAACCAGAAGGAACTCAAAGAGGTTTGTCAAAAGACGCTGGTCATGGACGGCTGCTCCAGTGAGCAGGATCGACCCATTTTTCACTACGACAGGCCTGGAAGGGACAGCGAGGGCAAGCGCATATTGACACTGTCTTTGATCCACGGAGATGAGTACCCCAGCGGCAGTGTGGCTCGGGCCTGGATCGCCCGACTGGAAAGGCTCAATCCCCGCAACAGCTGGCGGGTCATTCCGGTGATGAATCCTGACGGCTTAAGGAAGGGCACTCGCACCAACGCTCGGGGTGTGGACCTGAACCGCAACTTCCCAACTAAGAACTGGGACGATGAGGCTCTTCACAAGTGGAAGACGCTCAAGAAAGAAGACCCTCGTCGCTACCCGGGTCCCTATGCCTCAAGTGAGGTGGAGACCCGCTGTGCGGTGAAGCACATCGAGGAGTTTAAGCCTGACTTTATTATTTCCATTCACACCCCGCTGGGAGTGTTGGACTTTGATGGACCCAAGGTTAAGTATCCACACTTTAAACCTTTGCCCTGGATTTCGCTGGGGCATTTCCCGGGGAGTCTCGGTCGCTATATGTGGAAGGATCGCAACATTCCAGTCCTCACCATTGAACTCAAAGGTGATCGGGGGATGCGCCATTTGGAGCAGTTCGATCGCCTCCAGGATATCTCTGGAACGGTTGCCATTCAGGCAGATGAAGCCAAGACCGATAAATAA